In a single window of the Dinghuibacter silviterrae genome:
- a CDS encoding PepSY-associated TM helix domain-containing protein has translation MSKLVWKRKTAMLVRWLHIYLSMVSFAIVFFFAVTGLTLNHADKFGDEVHTAQQKGRLNPAWTKDPDTTKIARLDIVEYLRNTCHLKGTLSDFRIDPDQIGVSFKGPGYAADAFIDRGTGAFDIMETTAGFVGVINDLHKGRDTGHTWSLFIDICALLLVVVSLTGFLLILFLKKKRLSGLAVAVCGLFVAWLVYRIWVK, from the coding sequence ATGAGCAAACTTGTCTGGAAGCGGAAAACCGCCATGCTGGTCCGGTGGTTGCATATTTATCTGAGCATGGTGAGTTTCGCGATCGTTTTCTTTTTCGCGGTGACCGGTCTTACGCTAAACCATGCGGATAAATTTGGGGACGAGGTGCATACGGCCCAGCAAAAAGGCCGGTTAAACCCGGCCTGGACGAAGGACCCCGACACTACGAAGATCGCACGGCTGGATATCGTGGAATATTTGCGCAATACCTGCCACCTGAAGGGCACGCTCAGCGATTTTCGGATTGATCCCGACCAGATCGGGGTGTCCTTTAAAGGGCCGGGGTATGCGGCGGATGCATTTATCGACCGGGGGACCGGGGCATTCGATATCATGGAAACCACGGCCGGTTTTGTCGGGGTGATCAACGACCTGCATAAGGGACGGGACACCGGTCATACATGGTCGCTTTTTATCGATATATGCGCCCTTTTATTGGTGGTGGTTTCTCTGACCGGGTTTTTGCTGATTCTTTTCCTCAAAAAGAAACGGCTCAGCGGGCTGGCGGTCGCCGTTTGCGGGCTTTTTGTCGCCTGGCTGGTCTACCGGATATGGGTAAAATAA
- a CDS encoding DUF2271 domain-containing protein, producing the protein MKTLTGLLAAVLLFAFTSPKNPQTFVSHYENVLGTSMELKILASSPEESAKAETAVLQEISRLSGILSGYDPSSEFSRWVATTDKPVHISTDLYDVLSLFDQWRNRTDGALDASAEAVTRCWKEAAKKGRVPTEEELSAAVAEVRQTHWALNPVGHTATHLGTAPLMLNSFTKSYIIKHASDVALAAAKVDAIVVNIGGDLLVSGRQTEDILVSDPRADAENDVPLDRIRVSNRAVATSGNYRRGELIQGKWYSHIVDPRTGQPADNILSATVVAPSATDAGALATAFNVMRPEESEKLAESMPGVDYLILTRDGRTVESTGWKRLETEKTSKPQSADNELLISLSITLQQGFAKRPYVAVWVEDENHAPVRTISVWHGPDRYLPELKSWYLKYRDRYYTDNTFSASITSATRSAGKYSLKWDGKDDHGNAVAPGKYIVKIEAAREHGTYQLMRQEIQWDGSAQKYTLAGNAEISDATMECTQK; encoded by the coding sequence ATGAAGACCCTGACCGGTTTACTGGCTGCCGTCCTGCTATTCGCGTTTACCAGCCCAAAAAATCCGCAGACTTTTGTATCCCACTACGAGAACGTATTGGGCACGTCGATGGAGCTAAAAATCTTAGCCTCCTCGCCGGAGGAATCCGCGAAAGCGGAAACCGCCGTCCTGCAGGAAATTTCCAGGCTTTCCGGAATATTAAGCGGGTATGATCCCAGTAGCGAATTCAGCCGGTGGGTGGCCACGACGGACAAGCCGGTCCACATTTCGACGGATTTGTACGATGTGCTCTCCTTGTTCGACCAGTGGCGCAACCGGACGGACGGGGCGTTGGACGCTTCGGCCGAGGCGGTTACCCGTTGTTGGAAAGAAGCGGCGAAAAAGGGCAGGGTCCCTACGGAGGAGGAGCTGAGCGCGGCGGTGGCCGAAGTCCGGCAAACGCATTGGGCATTGAACCCTGTGGGCCATACGGCCACCCATCTTGGAACGGCCCCGCTTATGCTGAATTCCTTTACCAAAAGCTATATTATCAAGCACGCCTCAGACGTCGCTCTTGCCGCGGCAAAAGTGGATGCGATCGTCGTCAATATCGGGGGTGACCTTCTGGTCTCGGGCAGGCAAACGGAGGATATTCTGGTCAGCGATCCGAGGGCGGATGCAGAGAATGACGTTCCGCTCGACCGGATCCGGGTCAGCAACAGGGCGGTGGCGACGAGCGGCAACTATCGCCGGGGTGAATTGATTCAGGGCAAATGGTATTCGCATATCGTCGACCCCCGCACGGGCCAGCCTGCCGACAACATTCTCAGTGCAACGGTGGTCGCCCCCAGCGCCACGGATGCGGGGGCGTTGGCAACGGCCTTTAATGTCATGCGGCCGGAAGAAAGCGAAAAGCTGGCCGAAAGCATGCCCGGGGTAGATTACCTTATCCTCACGAGGGACGGCAGGACGGTAGAAAGCACCGGCTGGAAACGGCTCGAAACAGAAAAAACCTCAAAGCCGCAAAGTGCCGATAACGAGCTGCTGATCAGTCTCAGCATCACGCTTCAACAAGGTTTTGCCAAGCGGCCCTATGTGGCGGTGTGGGTGGAAGATGAAAATCATGCGCCTGTCCGCACCATTTCCGTTTGGCACGGCCCCGACCGTTACCTTCCCGAACTCAAGTCGTGGTACCTCAAATACCGGGACCGGTATTATACGGACAATACCTTCTCCGCTTCGATCACCAGCGCTACCCGGTCGGCAGGCAAGTATTCATTGAAGTGGGATGGCAAGGACGATCATGGTAATGCGGTAGCACCCGGGAAATACATCGTCAAAATCGAAGCCGCCAGGGAGCACGGAACCTATCAGCTGATGCGCCAGGAAATCCAATGGGATGGGTCAGCTCAGAAATATACCCTGGCTGGAAATGCGGAAATTTCGGACGCAACCATGGAGTGTACGCAGAAATGA
- a CDS encoding ATP-binding protein yields MQYVNRHITPRIKDALKVSPIVFLNGARQTGKSTLAQKIAPEISAGKEQPTYITLDRPVYLASASSAPEAFLSSYPGRPVIIDEVQLAPELFRALKIAVDEARITDKETANGRYLLTGSANILALPALADSLVGRMAILTLYPFTAAEATYNIPGGLERLLRLDFKEIQDKGISLIEAIKRGTFPDIAQVGTDERRIWFDGYITSVLQRDVRQISDLEKISLLPQLLNVLAARVGGLMNDSDISREVGLNSVTGKSYRGILKLMFLTFDVRPWHRNVGKRLVKAAKGYLIDTNLICHLLDYNIDDIARTKPALFGHLLENFVATELLKQLSNSDVKAELYHFRTSDGKEVDFILEKPDGSVLAIEVKRTEAVTMEDFKGIKAFQELAGNDFMGGIVLYAGKDVAPFGKNLWAVPIFALW; encoded by the coding sequence GTGCAGTACGTAAACCGCCATATTACCCCTAGAATAAAGGACGCCTTGAAGGTAAGCCCGATTGTCTTTTTGAATGGCGCCAGGCAAACCGGGAAAAGTACCTTGGCACAGAAGATTGCCCCGGAAATTAGTGCTGGCAAAGAGCAGCCCACCTATATTACGCTTGACAGGCCCGTTTATTTGGCTTCTGCGTCGTCCGCGCCTGAAGCCTTTTTGTCCAGCTATCCTGGACGGCCGGTTATTATTGATGAAGTCCAGTTGGCCCCGGAGCTATTCAGGGCTTTGAAAATTGCGGTGGATGAAGCCAGAATCACGGATAAGGAAACTGCAAATGGCAGGTATCTACTGACCGGTTCGGCCAATATCCTTGCCTTGCCCGCACTTGCAGATTCCTTGGTGGGGCGAATGGCGATTCTGACCTTATATCCGTTTACCGCAGCGGAAGCAACCTACAATATCCCAGGTGGGCTCGAACGTCTGCTGCGGCTGGATTTTAAAGAAATCCAAGATAAAGGGATTTCACTGATAGAAGCTATTAAGCGAGGTACATTTCCTGATATTGCCCAGGTCGGTACGGACGAACGTCGAATTTGGTTTGATGGATATATTACTTCCGTACTGCAACGGGATGTACGGCAGATTTCTGACCTGGAAAAGATTTCCTTATTGCCGCAATTATTGAACGTGTTGGCGGCGCGGGTCGGAGGCCTGATGAACGATTCCGATATATCGAGAGAGGTGGGACTGAACTCCGTTACAGGAAAATCATATCGGGGAATCCTGAAGCTCATGTTTTTGACCTTTGACGTCAGGCCCTGGCACAGAAACGTAGGAAAACGGCTGGTCAAAGCTGCCAAAGGCTATTTGATAGACACTAATTTGATTTGTCACCTGCTCGATTATAATATCGACGATATAGCCCGGACAAAGCCAGCGCTATTTGGCCACCTATTGGAGAATTTTGTGGCGACAGAGTTGTTAAAGCAATTGAGCAATAGTGATGTAAAAGCTGAGTTATATCATTTCCGCACCAGTGATGGCAAAGAAGTAGATTTTATTTTGGAAAAGCCGGACGGTTCTGTGCTGGCTATCGAGGTTAAAAGAACGGAGGCGGTGACCATGGAAGACTTCAAGGGTATCAAAGCATTTCAAGAATTGGCGGGTAATGACTTTATGGGCGGGATAGTGCTGTATGCCGGAAAAGATGTTGCGCCTTTTGGAAAAAATCTCTGGGCGGTGCCGATTTTTGCATTGTGGTAG
- a CDS encoding Crp/Fnr family transcriptional regulator has protein sequence MIIDYLNSIYPMSEELKEYLSKVVRFQEVKRKQFLLKEGQVSRDIYFIWKGIVRCYYVLDTGEEVSARFMMEGNAVAPILSFFQQVQSYESLIAFEDCELYALSYEDMEYCRRKYLEFNFIAFELIKRNYLQSEERLLIIRRRTAEERYNLLRDRWPKLLQRVPKKHIASYLDLAPWSISRKDP, from the coding sequence ATGATCATCGATTATTTGAATTCCATCTACCCTATGTCAGAGGAATTAAAGGAATATCTGTCAAAAGTGGTACGATTCCAGGAGGTAAAAAGAAAACAATTCCTATTGAAGGAGGGACAGGTTTCCCGGGACATTTATTTCATCTGGAAAGGCATCGTCCGGTGTTATTATGTGTTGGATACCGGCGAAGAGGTGTCCGCCCGCTTTATGATGGAAGGGAATGCGGTCGCCCCGATATTGAGTTTTTTCCAGCAGGTTCAAAGCTACGAATCGCTCATCGCCTTTGAAGATTGCGAGTTGTATGCGTTGTCTTATGAGGATATGGAATACTGTAGAAGGAAATACCTGGAATTCAATTTTATCGCTTTTGAACTGATCAAGCGGAATTATCTTCAAAGCGAAGAACGTCTCCTGATCATCCGAAGGAGGACAGCCGAGGAGCGGTATAATCTATTAAGAGATCGCTGGCCAAAGCTTCTCCAAAGGGTTCCAAAAAAACACATCGCCAGTTATCTTGACCTTGCTCCCTGGTCGATCAGTCGTAAGGATCCCTGA